The Hippocampus zosterae strain Florida chromosome 2, ASM2543408v3, whole genome shotgun sequence genome contains the following window.
CGGCGCGGCTCGGACAAGCGTCCAAAGGCGTCGGCCGTTTCAAACTCGCCGTAAAATGGCCACTTTGAGCAATTGCGGTTTCGTGCCCTGAAGATTTCGGCATCAATAATCACCCGCGATCATCAGTCCGATTTCATGAAGCACAACAGAAAGTGGAGAGGTGCAAATTGCAAGGCCGCGGGCAATTTGAGGGCAAGGGCCCTTCCGAGCCACTTTGCAGTGATTTCTTCCCATCTCACGCAAAAGCGAGACGAGCGGCGAGACGCGGGCAGTCCAATAGGACGCGCGCACGCGGTGGCCATTCCGCGCCCTTTGAGAAGATTCCACAAAGATGGCGGCCGTTTTGTTGGACACGCCCCGTCGCGGTCTCGTCACGCAGAACATTTCGAGGTGCGGCGTTACGGGCGAGGGGGCCTCGGCGCCCAGGCGTGAGCTCGGGTGGCTTCTCGGTCTCGGGTGGAGGAGGCGCGTTCTCGCGTCGGCGGCGCGGTGTACCGGTGTGTCGGAAAGGGCGCCGGTCCCGCGCCGCGCCGCCCGAGCGCAGGGACGCGCTTAGAGGAAAGCGCTGGGGTTCGCTCGCGGGTCCTTCTGGTTCCTGTAGCGCACCGCCAGCCAAACGCCCAGAATCTGGAGGAGGGAGGACACTCATCAAAGTCAGCTGCCAAAGGTCACCTCTGGGGGCAAACGACATTTGCTACACGCGCAAACATTCGAAGAAGTGAGCCCATCTCTTCTTTGTCAACGGACgccacagcttcttgttgacttggaAACTGAGCTCGTAGCAGACGCGGACGCATTTTCAGCGCCACGGCTTTCACCGCGAGAGGACGTTTGGATTCTCTCCTCTCGCATCGCAAACCGCTTCAAATCCCAAATGGTGTGCTTACGATGGCACGACTCTCCGTGTCTCACGTTGAATTATTTCGCTATTTTATGTGAGCTGTTCTGTCGCAAAAGCGCTCGATTGACAAAGACGGATGGTTTGGCGCTTTGGAGCGTGGGTCCCCGAGATGGGGCGGGGTGCGCACGGGTGCCGCTCACTTCGGTGAAGCTGAAGAAGAGGCCGACGCCTCCCAGGATCTTGAGAGCCTCGCTGGCGTGGTGCAGCATCATGTCGCCACAGGTGTAGCATGAACTCGTATTCTTGCATAACTGCCGGCCAAGACACAAAAATAGCGGATGAGGATTTTGGGCGGCAAGCTGTCAGCTGAGCTCAAACGCCGACTACTTGCTTGGCACCGGCCACCGGGACAAACCGTGCGGCTAAAAGGTCAAGTCGCGAGCGCGGGACTTACGGCGGGACAGCTCTGCACGTCCTGCTCAAACTGCGCTCGCTTGCTGGCCACGTCGAGCAGCCCGCAGCAGTTGAGCTGGCTCTCCAAGTCCGTCTTGGTGTTGTTCTCCAACATTCCCCACGCGGAGTTCAAAAGCGCTTCCTGCCAACACAGAGCAAGGGGGTCTCGGCCTCGGACATCTCCGCAATCAAACGCAGAGCCTCGAGAAAAGTCGCCTCTCGTCTTTGCTTACAACAAGACTCACCTGCTGGCTGCGGTTCATCGCCAGGCAGGAGCAGGAGACTCCAAATTGAAAGAGGAAGACGATGAAAAGAATGACCATGTACTGGCGAGGCGGGCGTCAAAGAAAGCAAAGCGCCAGCGCTCCGAATTTCCGGCGGCCCAGGCGGGCAAAGGATACGAAGAAAAGCAGGACTTGGTGGTGGCGAACGGCTCCGACCAGGCCCACCATGGCGATGAGCAGGAGGAAGACGCCCACGGCAATCACGCCGCCGATGATGTGGATGCTGGAGACCAGGCCGAAGCCCTTCCCCCACGCCGCCACGCCGATCAGCAGCAGGCCCACCAGCTGCGCGGCGCACAAAGACAGCGACTTAGCGAGAGCCGccggccccccccccatttcaacCCGTTAGCGACTTTTTTCTCTCGCTGACCGATGACATCATCCAGCTGCAACTTGACCTCAAAACTTCAgatggggttttgtttttgaccaTGTCAGATGATGTCAGGTATACACATTTATCCTAATCCTTATCACACCCGCTTGaacagccaatcctccattaagcgtctccagttggtccagaacgcCGCCCGTTCCCGAATCCCAAGTAACGCGGATCTCCTTCGCCCTCGGCATTGTTCGAACGACGACACAGCCGGCGTGCACCGTTTTACGGGCAACCGAGAAGCGCCTTGTGCAATCAAACGCGAGACTAAGATGGtgagcgaggaaaaaaaaacacattcttcaAATACGAAGCGGAAGTGATCTGAGGTGAAAGTCAGACGTAGTGCCCGTCTCGCGCGAAGCCGATCCAAAGACAATTTTGCACCTCAGCGGTCGATAAACAAGTCGGCCATTCCGTTGGTGACGCTGGGCCACATGACACCATGTCGGCGAGTCAGTGCTGGCGCCCAGGCCCCGAGTTAGGCCGCGCAATGTCCGCTTTGGCTACTGTCGAGGGACGGCACGTAACACGCCAATAACCGCTCTTCCGCGAATAATCGGCCTGAAAAACGTGGCCGCGGAGCGGCCAGGGTGTCAGCATGAAGAGGGCCCGTGGCGCGCGTCGCTTTCCCAAATGTCTCGCGACGACTCCGTCCAACCTTCCGAGGAAGAGCTCGCAGGCTGACACCATCGGGCACATTCAAGACTTGCTACGAGCTTTTGGCGACgtcaaagcccccccacccccgagttTGACTTCAAAACGGAGACGTGGAGGTACAAAAGCCAAAGTCTGACTCATTGTTCTGCGTCGCGGCTAGGTTGCTAGCCGGGCTAGAGGCTAAGGCGGCTAGCGGCGAGAAAGCTAGCGCCAAGACGCTCACCATGTAGACGACGTTCAAGGAGCACAGGGCGTTCTTGGAACACGTGAAGCCGCCGCAGACCATCGCGGCTCTCTCGGCTCGGCCGGGCGACCGTCGGAAGGCCAAATAAAAGGAGCGCTCGCCGGCTCTCGGCTTTCGGCTGGTCTTCAGACGAGGGCGGAGAGCGAACCTGACGTCGGCGGCGGGCGTGACGTCACGTCGGCACGTGACCGGAAGCAACCGTCCTTTTCCTCTTcggctacgtttttttttttttgggggggggggactgcaaGCACGACGTGTTTCTATGCGTACCTATGGTGGGACAAAAGCAGGTGGAATACTTTCAAGGCAAGTGTTGGAATTTCATGGAAGGTTTGCGATTTCAAAGCAGGGCCTGGTCGAGGCGGAGGGAAGAGGGGGGCCTGGCCCCCTCAAATAAATGTTGTGCCACCAACACTATATTTCACATGTCACGCCTCTCTCTCTTCCACTCCACTTCGTATCGTGCTGCTTGCCCCCTCAAATATGATCGATATGTTTCTCGTGTCATGTTTCTCAACTGCACTCCCCCTTTTCACTCTGCTCAGCGTCTCGCCGCGCCGTGAGCGATGGCCGTCTGCAACGGGTGAAGACCCGACTTCCAATCCCCCTTCACCAAAGAGCAAAATAGCCCGTGCCGGAGCAAGAGCCTCCTTCCCTGCAGCGGGTCCGTGCGCACACGGACACTAGGCGGTGCTCAAGCACCCGCTCATTTTGGGAATAAACTCTTTGCGGCAGCCCCAATTCGAGTCGCTGCTCCGTTCATCAACATTCAACAAAACCACAAGTTCGGGTCATTTGTTTCTCTTTCTGCCCCCATCTGTTTCGTTTTCATTTGAGTCGTGTCGAAGAACGGGTTTCCAATGAGCTCTTTTCGCAAATCGCAAGAAGCCGGCCTTTTGAACAGGGGCGCGGAGACGCCTCGTCGTCGCATCCCCTCTCCACTTTTGCGAATCCTCGGATTACTGACTGTGCGGATTGCCTTGCCAGAAATTAAGCCACCTCCCGTATGCCACTGTATTTTCCGTAATTGTACGACACGTGTCGGCGAAGAGAGTCCTTCCTGCCTCAAAACCGTCCGCGACTTCCACCCGGCCGCCCGTAATCGGGACACGCAACAAGTGCAGGCGGAGCACATTTCCTATCGGCGGTTGCTGACAAAGGAAGTGAGGGCGACGCTCTGCGAGAGTCACGCTTTGAACCGCAGGAGCGTCGGCTGAGAGACGAGGAAGTGAGTTCAGTTGAGCTCAACCGCCGCAGGACGCTTTGAGACCAAACAGCGAGACCCGTTTCGCCAGTCGCTCCGGCGTTTCCATGGGCCCCGGCGAGCCGAGGCGTCCTCGCGCCCGACGATGAGCGGCAACGGCAAATCGCTCCACTCGGCCCCGATCAAAGCGGAGGTCAAGCGCTACCAAGCGCTCTGCGCTGGCATCGGCAGACTTTCCAAGCAGCTGGAAAGGGTCTCGGATCCGCAGCTGCGCTCGGGCCTCAGAGATTACCTGCGCAGTATCGAAGGTAAGCCGCTCCTGAATATGCTCTCCATTTAtcaatgtatttaattttttcttgggggggggcaaaatagcGCGTGTGTGCGGAGGCGCGGTGCAATGCGGCGGCGAAGCGTGCGTTAGCTCCACTCTGTGGCTTTTGGCGGGGACCTAATCCGCCTCTTCAGAGCGACACGCGCACATCACAATGCGATCGCACGCGCTCGAAATGGAAAACGCAACATGCCAACACTCAAGCGTGGCACGTCGATCATCTGGAGCACCCGAGCATCAACGAGTCCGTCAAAAACCCTCATTCGGATCCGCGGGAAAGCCACAAACGGCGGCTTTTTCATGGGCCATCTGGCCAAGGGCGCACTTTGAGTCGTGACAATAGTCGAGCACAATTGCACACGGAAAACGAAAAAGACGAAGCGCATCCCGGGACGGGAAACGCTCGATCCCGGGCAAGTGTACAAAATGGAAGAGCGGCGCCTCGCTGGAAGATCCGCAGAAGGAGACGCGACCGCCATGGAGAAATTCAGCAGCTTTTAGTCGAAAGCAACGCGGCCCATTGAAGTCGACTCCCAGTTGGATTTGAAGATTCGGGGCCGAGGCCGCGGATCGCTTCTTCTGCCTGTCTTGTCAGCCGATGGCTGACAAGACTATCTATACTCTATACTGCTATATCTCCGGCGGGCAAAGCGACGACCTgcgggagcaggaggaggagagtgaCGGGCGGCCTACCGACTTCCTGTCTGCCGCTGCACGACCGCTCTCAAAGCCACTTCCTCTTGCACAGGCGCGCCGTTGAATTGTAGCTCCTCTGCGCACTTGCGTCACTTCTCATCCCCTCTCGTTAAAAAAAGCGACGGGAGCAATTTGGGGGTAGGACCGCGACTTTTGAGGGATCGTGCGATGGGAAGGGTGGCAAATCGCAGCTGAAAAAGCCCAGactcccccaccaccaccccttccTAGGGCACTTGATCCGGCTTCTCAATTCAATTTGGCCGACACGGATGCTTCTCGAGCAATTTTGCCTTCCTTTGAACGGCGCGCGTGTCCCCTTGATCCAACGGCTCGTTTGTATTCGGTGTGAGGCCTAACTGGGCAcagcggggggagggggcggcacGCAGCCAGAGCGATCGAGACGATGGCGCGTGGCATGCATCCTCGGATGTCACATCAAAGCCTTTTCGTTTTTTTCGAGAGGCGGACGCGTCGTCGTCGGAGCGGCGGCCGCTTTTGCTCCTTTTCAAACGCCTCCGACTAAAAATAGAAATGCcgcctttttcttctctttgcgtTGCAGGCGTGATCCGAGTGGATTGGAAATAGGGCCCGATTGTCGGGACTCGCCGATGTGACGACGTGGCGAAAATTTGACATGGCGATGTTGCGTTCGGAGGCCTGCCTTTGACGGCTTCGCGACGATTGCGTCTGAATCGGGTCCGCAATGTCACGGACGCTAAGGAATCCGGCGCCACGCCCCGCCACCCAAAAAGTCTTTGATTTCGGCCATGATTCCGCTCACGGGGagtgacagacagacggacgcCGAACACGGCTGTGAAAATGCCACACGGGCACCAAAATGAATGTGAGATTTTGCTTTCTTTATAATCACACGAGCTAAACCCCGGTGGGACGAAAAAAGACTCGGTGGACGAGACTATTATTGGAGTAGAAAAATAGATACCTGgacaggaaaagaaaagaaaagaaacatacGGATTAGCGGAGAGCGTGCCCGTCTGTACTACTAGCTTAGCCGTCGTCTGGGCTAGGCTATCTTAGCTGGCGTCTtagatcaaagctctttgatgtgTCACGTCTGCTGCGCCAGCGCCGATTGGTTgaggccaaaagagaagcgCCTGGGCGGACGTGGCCGCGCACGGCGCCGAGCGGCGGGCCATTGACCGCCTATAGCGCCTTTGCTggagtggcgtcgctacaagCCCATCGCCTCGGGATCTTTGATCGGTCAGAAAGGAGTGGCAAGGAAGCGCAGGTCTACGTAGCCTTCCGCTCACGCTTGACAAACCTTACACaggcacacaaaacaaaagaaaggacTGGAAACATCCGCGGTGTGTGTTCCAATGACTTGCTTTGACTTCCACACAAAGATCAAAGTCAACGTGCGCTGGCCGATGGCGTCGCGCGGCCCAGCTCCGCACGTCCAATGCGTTCCCATCGTCCCTCTTGTGCCGCCCACATCGACGAGGGGGAGGCGGCAATAGGGAATGTGGCGGGAGAGAAggaagacgggggggggggggggatgattgcGCCGCCATTGCCGGGAAGATCGGGACACCTTAGCAACAAACGAGCCGAGCCTC
Protein-coding sequences here:
- the LOC127593975 gene encoding tetraspanin-31-like codes for the protein MVCGGFTCSKNALCSLNVVYMLVGLLLIGVAAWGKGFGLVSSIHIIGGVIAVGVFLLLIAMVGLVGAVRHHQVLLFFYMVILFIVFLFQFGVSCSCLAMNRSQQEALLNSAWGMLENNTKTDLESQLNCCGLLDVASKRAQFEQDVQSCPALCKNTSSCYTCGDMMLHHASEALKILGGVGLFFSFTEILGVWLAVRYRNQKDPRANPSAFL